In Juglans microcarpa x Juglans regia isolate MS1-56 chromosome 8D, Jm3101_v1.0, whole genome shotgun sequence, the following are encoded in one genomic region:
- the LOC121242279 gene encoding probable metal-nicotianamine transporter YSL5 has protein sequence MAQNESEVHMVENGYDPENEQNKNQENKKLKQEVGVLSMERLFEDQEVPSWRKQLTRRAFAVSFVLSILFTFIIMKLNLTTGIIPALNVPAGLFGFFFIKTWTKLLHNSGLLKQPFTRQENTVIQTCVVASSGIAFSGMPSFRASIIS, from the coding sequence atgGCTCAAAACGAGAGCGAGGTCCACATGGTGGAGAACGGCTATGATCctgaaaatgaacaaaataaaaatcaggaGAACAAGAAGCTGAAGCAAGAAGTGGGAGTGTTGTCTATGGAGAGGTTATTTGAAGACCAAGAGGTGCCATCATGGAGGAAGCAACTGACCAGGAGAGCCTTTGCGGTGAGCTTTGTGCTGAGCATACTTTTCACCTTCATAATTATGAAACTCAACCTCACCACAGGTATTATACCTGCCCTCAATGTACCTGCTGGTCTCTTTGGATTCTTCTTTATCAAAACTTGGACCAAGTTGCTTCACAATTCTGGCCTCTTGAAGCAGCCCTTCACCAGGCAGGAAAACACTGTCATCCAGACCTGTGTTGTGGCTTCTTCGGGCATCGCCTTTAGTGGTATGCCTTCCTTCCGAGCTTCAATCATCTCTTAA